A region from the Syntrophorhabdaceae bacterium genome encodes:
- the mgtA gene encoding magnesium-translocating P-type ATPase, with the protein MVSPSDEQTAFWRLPIATLLGETGSSPSGLTSGEAALRLARFGPNKVHAEKKAGLFLQYLTRFRNPLVIILLIASAVLALTGDFVGFAIISVIVLISVTLDFVQEHRAGEAAERLKKSVAVKVHALRDGEALEISLEDLVPGDVVILAAGDLVPCDGRILEADDFFLNQALLTGEAYPVEKGPADLPGEENLLSAGNAVLMGTSVISGSARVLTCRTGSNTAFGEIADTLAAKPPAGAFEEGTHRFGMLIMRLTILLVLFVLLINTVFHRPWLESFLFAVALAVGLTPELLPMVVSVTLSKGALRMAKKKVIVKRLSAIQNLGSMDVLCTDKTGTLTEARIHLERHVNGLGMGSDRVLKLAYLNSFFETGIKSPLDDAILEHREVDTGGWQKIDEVPFDFERRRISVLLEKDGARVLLVKGAPEDILRLSTRYEGETENDLLPLDDRQRTAIKGLYEGLGRDGFRVLGIAWHPMPVDHPHAVVSDETALIFTGFAAFLDPPKASAKEALARLISSGIAVKIVTGDNDLVTRHLVGQLGLPEAKVLTGDEIHQMDDHALAARVDDVNLFCRVSPVQKNRVILALKQRGRVVGYLGDGINDAPSLHSADIGFSVDTAVDVAKDAADMIMLERDLNVIAEGVLEGRRTFGNIMKYIMMGTSSNFGNMFSMAGASIFLPFLPMLPVQILLNNLLYDVSEIPIPLDTVDEEYLVRPRQWDMKLIRNFMLIVGPVSSVFDFLTFYIMLKIFHAGEALFHTGWFIESMATQVLVIFIIRTRRNPLKSRPNQWLAIGCFVVLGTAVLIPLTPAAAYLGFVAPPPLFFLLLTVMVLAYLFAVEGVKQLFYKHFAGSRDGSRP; encoded by the coding sequence ATGGTCTCTCCATCTGACGAGCAGACTGCGTTCTGGCGGCTCCCGATTGCGACCCTCCTTGGCGAGACCGGTTCCAGCCCTTCCGGCCTGACCTCAGGGGAAGCGGCTTTACGCCTCGCCCGGTTCGGGCCGAACAAAGTTCACGCCGAAAAGAAGGCCGGGCTCTTTCTCCAGTATCTGACCCGGTTCCGTAACCCCCTCGTGATCATTCTCCTCATCGCGAGCGCTGTTTTGGCCCTCACGGGCGATTTCGTCGGCTTCGCGATCATCAGTGTCATAGTCCTCATCAGCGTAACCCTGGATTTCGTTCAGGAGCACCGGGCCGGGGAAGCTGCCGAAAGGCTGAAGAAATCGGTAGCAGTGAAGGTCCACGCTCTCAGGGACGGAGAGGCTCTCGAGATCTCCCTTGAAGACCTTGTGCCCGGCGACGTGGTAATACTGGCTGCGGGCGACCTGGTGCCGTGCGACGGTCGGATTCTTGAAGCAGACGACTTTTTCCTGAATCAGGCCCTTCTTACAGGGGAAGCCTATCCCGTGGAAAAGGGGCCGGCCGACCTACCCGGGGAAGAAAACCTCCTCTCTGCGGGCAATGCCGTACTCATGGGCACCTCCGTGATCAGCGGCTCGGCCAGGGTCCTCACGTGCCGAACAGGCTCTAATACGGCATTCGGTGAGATTGCCGATACACTCGCGGCAAAGCCCCCCGCCGGGGCCTTTGAAGAAGGCACCCACCGCTTCGGGATGCTGATCATGCGCCTCACAATCCTCCTTGTCCTGTTTGTCCTGCTCATCAACACTGTTTTTCATCGGCCCTGGCTGGAGTCTTTCCTTTTTGCCGTGGCCCTCGCCGTCGGCCTCACCCCTGAATTGCTACCCATGGTGGTGTCCGTAACCCTTTCAAAAGGCGCTTTGCGCATGGCGAAAAAAAAGGTGATCGTCAAGCGGCTCTCCGCAATTCAGAACCTCGGAAGCATGGACGTCCTCTGCACGGACAAGACCGGCACTCTCACCGAGGCCCGCATTCACCTCGAACGGCATGTGAACGGTCTCGGAATGGGAAGCGATCGCGTCCTGAAACTGGCCTACCTGAACAGTTTTTTTGAGACAGGGATAAAAAGCCCCCTGGATGACGCAATCCTCGAACACCGGGAGGTTGATACGGGAGGCTGGCAGAAGATCGACGAGGTGCCCTTCGACTTCGAGAGACGGCGCATCTCGGTCCTGCTTGAAAAGGACGGCGCCAGGGTGCTCCTGGTCAAAGGGGCGCCGGAGGACATCCTTCGCCTCTCTACCCGGTATGAGGGAGAGACGGAGAATGACCTTTTGCCCTTGGATGACCGACAAAGAACGGCCATAAAGGGTCTCTATGAGGGCCTGGGGCGGGATGGTTTTCGGGTCCTCGGCATCGCGTGGCACCCTATGCCTGTCGACCACCCTCACGCGGTGGTGAGTGACGAGACGGCGTTGATCTTTACCGGCTTCGCCGCCTTCCTTGACCCGCCGAAGGCGAGCGCCAAAGAAGCCCTTGCACGGCTTATATCAAGCGGGATTGCAGTGAAGATCGTCACCGGCGACAATGATCTCGTCACGCGCCATCTCGTGGGACAACTCGGTCTCCCGGAGGCGAAGGTGCTCACGGGCGACGAGATTCATCAGATGGACGATCACGCCCTGGCGGCGCGGGTTGACGATGTGAACCTCTTCTGCCGGGTGAGCCCGGTCCAGAAGAACAGGGTTATCCTCGCGCTGAAACAACGCGGCCGGGTGGTGGGCTACCTCGGGGACGGCATAAACGACGCGCCCTCCCTTCATTCCGCGGATATCGGCTTTTCCGTTGACACCGCCGTGGATGTGGCAAAGGACGCCGCCGACATGATCATGTTGGAGCGTGATCTGAACGTGATCGCCGAAGGGGTGCTCGAGGGGCGCCGGACGTTCGGCAACATCATGAAATACATTATGATGGGAACCAGCTCAAATTTTGGCAACATGTTCAGCATGGCCGGGGCATCCATTTTCCTTCCTTTCCTTCCCATGCTTCCGGTGCAGATACTCCTCAATAACCTCCTCTACGACGTCTCCGAGATCCCTATCCCCCTCGACACCGTCGACGAAGAGTATCTGGTTCGACCGCGCCAGTGGGATATGAAGCTCATCCGCAACTTCATGCTCATCGTAGGCCCTGTCAGCTCTGTTTTCGATTTTCTCACCTTTTACATCATGCTCAAGATCTTCCACGCGGGTGAAGCGCTTTTTCATACCGGCTGGTTTATCGAATCAATGGCCACGCAGGTGCTGGTGATCTTCATAATCAGAACCAGGAGGAACCCCCTGAAAAGCCGCCCCAACCAATGGCTCGCAATCGGTTGCTTCGTTGTACTGGGAACTGCCGTCCTGATACCGCTGACCCCGGCTGCGGCTTACCTCGGCTTTGTGGCGCCTCCCCCTCTCTTCTTTCTTCTCCTTACCGTCATGGTCCTGGCTTATCTGTTTGCGGTGGAGGGAGTCAAACAGCTATTCTACAAACATTTTGCGGGAAGCAGGGACGGCTCCCGGCCTTAA
- a CDS encoding slipin family protein, producing MIPVYLFVVVVIVFFFASAIKILKEYERGVIFRLGRVLGVPKGPGLIILIPIVDRMVKVSLRTVVLDIPPQDVITRDNVTIKVNAVVFFRVIDSLKAIIDVENYLYAATQLAQTTLRSVLGQAELDELLSRREKINERLQEILDTHTEAWGIKVSNVEVKNVDLPQEMQRAISRQAEAERERRAKVIAAEGEFQASTKLSEASDILSKNPMALQLRYLQTLIEISTEKNSTIVFPLPIDLIKFFMDKLKP from the coding sequence ATGATACCCGTATATCTTTTTGTAGTAGTGGTAATCGTATTTTTTTTCGCCAGTGCAATAAAGATCCTGAAAGAGTACGAGCGCGGCGTCATCTTCAGATTAGGACGGGTGCTCGGGGTCCCGAAGGGGCCGGGGCTCATTATTCTTATCCCCATAGTCGACAGGATGGTCAAGGTGAGCCTCCGGACCGTGGTGCTCGATATCCCTCCCCAGGATGTCATTACCCGGGACAATGTGACGATCAAGGTGAATGCCGTCGTCTTTTTCAGGGTTATAGACTCTCTGAAAGCGATCATCGACGTGGAAAACTACCTTTACGCGGCGACCCAGCTCGCCCAGACCACCTTGAGGAGCGTGCTCGGTCAGGCCGAGCTGGACGAGCTCCTCTCCCGACGGGAGAAGATAAACGAGAGGCTCCAGGAGATACTGGACACCCACACCGAAGCATGGGGGATAAAGGTCTCGAACGTGGAGGTAAAGAACGTCGACCTGCCCCAGGAGATGCAGCGGGCGATCTCGCGGCAGGCCGAGGCCGAACGGGAGAGAAGGGCGAAGGTCATCGCCGCCGAAGGTGAATTCCAGGCATCCACGAAGCTTTCCGAGGCCTCCGATATACTTTCGAAGAACCCCATGGCCCTTCAGCTCCGCTATCTGCAGACACTCATCGAAATATCGACGGAGAAGAATTCCACCATCGTGTTCCCTCTTCCCATCGACCTTATAAAGTTCTTCATGGACAAGCTGAAACCGTGA
- the ftsH gene encoding ATP-dependent zinc metalloprotease FtsH, with protein MPSDEKQSKTDELKAKLRSVFSSGDPQNKKGMPRKTHFSIWYFLIAMFLITYLQQYLFAPKVETIPYGQFKQGLAEGTVSGLTIGPEQITGTIKGKDQKASKTFSTVRVDDPGLVKELDERKIGYQGRYDSKLLSGILSWILPIAIMLLIWRYAMKKMGPGMGVMSFGKSKAKLFAESETKVTFTDVAGIDEAKEELQEVVEFLQSPEKFQKLGGRIPKGVLLVGPPGTGKTLLAKAVAGEAKVPFFSISGSEFVEMFVGVGASRVRDLFSQATGQAPCIIFIDELDALGKARGVNVFGGNDEREQTLNQLLVEMDGFESNKGVIIMAATNRPEILDPALLRPGRFDRQVLVDRPDINGREAILRIHSRGVTMGPEVDLRRIAALTPGFVGADLANLVNEAALLAARKNKDAVGLKEFDEAVDRLMGGLEKKNRVMNPKEKEIVAFHESGHAIVAESVEHADPVHKISIIPRGIAALGYTQQQPTEDRYLLTRAELLDRLAVLLGGRVAEEVIFGEISTGAQNDLQRATEIARSMVVEYGMSDRLGLVTYEPARQAMFPPAGYNAGKTYSETRATEIDQEISRVVDEAHLRVQKILKEREKILHELAALLSQNEVVQGDELRKMLSQFTQLQPGEKAFPLG; from the coding sequence ATGCCGTCTGATGAGAAACAGAGTAAAACGGACGAATTGAAGGCTAAGCTGCGCTCCGTCTTCAGCTCCGGGGACCCTCAAAACAAAAAAGGGATGCCCCGCAAGACCCATTTCAGCATCTGGTATTTTCTCATTGCCATGTTCCTTATTACCTATTTGCAGCAATATCTCTTTGCCCCGAAGGTGGAGACGATCCCCTACGGTCAATTCAAGCAGGGTCTGGCCGAGGGCACGGTAAGCGGACTGACCATCGGCCCCGAACAGATCACGGGCACCATAAAAGGGAAGGACCAGAAGGCGTCCAAGACATTCAGCACGGTCAGGGTCGACGACCCCGGCCTCGTGAAGGAGCTTGACGAGCGTAAGATCGGGTACCAGGGGCGGTATGACAGCAAATTGCTGAGCGGCATCCTCTCCTGGATTCTCCCCATTGCCATCATGCTCCTCATCTGGCGATATGCGATGAAAAAGATGGGACCAGGGATGGGAGTGATGTCTTTCGGCAAGAGCAAGGCCAAGCTCTTCGCCGAGAGCGAGACCAAGGTCACCTTCACTGATGTGGCGGGAATCGACGAGGCCAAAGAAGAGCTTCAGGAAGTGGTGGAGTTTTTACAAAGTCCGGAAAAGTTCCAGAAACTGGGAGGGAGGATCCCTAAAGGGGTACTCCTGGTCGGCCCGCCGGGTACGGGAAAGACCCTTCTCGCAAAGGCGGTTGCAGGGGAGGCAAAGGTGCCTTTCTTCAGCATAAGCGGCTCGGAGTTTGTGGAGATGTTCGTGGGCGTGGGGGCAAGCCGGGTCCGCGATCTTTTCTCTCAGGCGACCGGCCAGGCGCCCTGCATTATTTTCATCGACGAGCTCGACGCCCTGGGTAAGGCCCGGGGAGTGAATGTCTTCGGCGGAAACGACGAGCGGGAGCAGACGCTCAACCAGCTCCTGGTGGAGATGGACGGTTTTGAATCGAACAAAGGGGTCATTATCATGGCCGCCACCAACAGGCCCGAGATCCTCGATCCGGCGCTCCTGAGACCCGGGAGATTCGACCGGCAGGTCCTGGTTGACCGCCCCGACATAAACGGCCGGGAAGCGATCCTGCGCATCCATTCGCGGGGCGTCACCATGGGCCCGGAAGTGGATCTCAGGAGGATCGCCGCCCTCACCCCCGGTTTTGTGGGGGCCGACCTGGCCAACCTCGTCAACGAAGCAGCCCTGCTGGCCGCCCGGAAAAATAAGGACGCAGTAGGACTCAAAGAGTTCGATGAGGCCGTGGACCGGCTCATGGGAGGGCTGGAGAAGAAAAACCGGGTCATGAACCCCAAGGAGAAGGAGATTGTGGCCTTTCACGAATCCGGCCATGCGATCGTCGCGGAATCGGTGGAACATGCCGACCCTGTGCATAAGATATCGATTATTCCCCGGGGTATTGCAGCCCTCGGCTATACCCAGCAACAGCCCACGGAGGACCGTTACCTGCTGACCCGCGCGGAGCTTCTCGACCGTCTGGCCGTGCTCCTGGGCGGGAGGGTGGCGGAAGAGGTGATCTTCGGCGAGATATCCACCGGTGCCCAGAACGACCTTCAGCGCGCCACGGAGATCGCGAGGTCCATGGTGGTGGAATACGGCATGAGCGACCGCCTTGGCCTCGTCACCTACGAGCCTGCCCGCCAGGCCATGTTCCCTCCGGCAGGCTATAACGCGGGAAAGACCTATAGCGAAACAAGGGCGACCGAGATCGATCAGGAGATCTCCCGGGTAGTCGATGAAGCCCACTTAAGGGTGCAGAAGATACTGAAGGAGCGCGAAAAGATCCTCCATGAACTGGCCGCTCTCCTTTCGCAAAACGAAGTCGTCCAGGGGGATGAGCTGCGAAAGATGCTGTCCCAGTTCACTCAATTGCAGCCGGGAGAGAAGGCATTCCCGTTAGGATAA
- a CDS encoding HD domain-containing phosphohydrolase: MEKHDLKAWNEELEMYVQQQTIELTRQNQEYELLYKKMKSGFKDFTITISNLIELRDKSMASHSNDVAMFSHGLARKMGLDDGDTETVAVSAQLHDIGKIGISDSVLFKDVEEMAPYEWEEYKTHPVRGQTALTSNEILRESGFLIRHHHEAFDGRGFPDGLKGDAIPLGSRIIAIADRYDRLLLTRTPGKALEEMRSFSGTHFDPEILSFFRESAREITRADTFKDRAMESEFHPEDLMPEMITSRDVKSGTGLLLISKGIVLNPRKIDSLRRHYRLDPPRTGVYVWVESKSI; this comes from the coding sequence ATGGAAAAACATGACCTGAAGGCGTGGAATGAAGAGCTTGAGATGTATGTCCAGCAGCAGACGATCGAGCTGACCCGGCAGAACCAGGAGTACGAGTTGCTCTATAAGAAAATGAAGAGCGGCTTCAAAGATTTCACCATTACCATATCCAATCTTATTGAGCTCAGGGATAAATCGATGGCCAGCCACTCGAATGACGTCGCCATGTTCTCCCATGGTTTGGCACGGAAAATGGGGCTCGACGACGGGGACACGGAAACGGTGGCGGTGTCTGCCCAACTTCACGATATCGGCAAGATCGGCATCTCGGACTCGGTGCTCTTCAAGGATGTGGAAGAGATGGCCCCTTATGAGTGGGAAGAATATAAAACCCATCCCGTACGGGGACAGACGGCGCTCACCTCCAATGAGATTTTAAGAGAATCCGGCTTCCTGATCCGACACCATCATGAGGCGTTTGATGGGAGAGGGTTTCCCGACGGCCTGAAAGGGGATGCCATACCACTCGGCTCCCGGATCATTGCCATCGCCGACAGATATGACAGACTACTCCTCACTCGCACACCCGGGAAGGCACTTGAGGAGATGCGGTCTTTTTCCGGAACCCATTTCGACCCGGAGATCCTGTCTTTCTTTCGGGAAAGCGCAAGAGAGATCACCCGGGCGGACACATTCAAAGATCGGGCAATGGAATCGGAATTTCATCCCGAGGACCTCATGCCGGAGATGATAACATCCAGGGATGTAAAAAGTGGGACCGGCCTTCTGCTCATCAGTAAAGGGATAGTCCTGAACCCCCGGAAGATTGATTCCCTGCGGAGGCACTACCGGCTCGATCCTCCCAGGACGGGGGTTTACGTCTGGGTGGAGAGCAAAAGTATATAG